From a region of the Tursiops truncatus isolate mTurTru1 chromosome 2, mTurTru1.mat.Y, whole genome shotgun sequence genome:
- the THTPA gene encoding thiamine-triphosphatase, producing MAQGLIEVERKFVPSPGTEERLQELGGTLERRVTFRDSYYDTPELSLMRADYWLRQREGSGWELKCPGAASVSGPHTKYMELTAEPAVVAQLCEVLRAEVPVPGAGGVAAVLGPLGLQEVASFVTKRSAWKLVPRGADEEERPLRVDLDTADFGYAVGEVEALVQEEAEVPAALEKIHSLSSMLGVLAQETAPAKLIVYLQRFRPQDYQRLLEVYSSTEKP from the exons ATGGCCCAGGGCCTGATTGAAGTGGAGCGAAAGTTCGTTCCCAGCCCTGGCACAGAGGAGCGGCTGCAGGAATTGGGGGGTACCCTGGAGCGCCGAGTCACTTTCCGAGACAGCTACTATGACACCCCTGAGCTGAGCCTCATGCGGGCTGACTACTGGCTCCGACAGCGAGAGGGCAGTGGATGGGAGCTCAAATGTCCCGGAGCAGCAAGTGTTTCAGGACCCCACACTAAGTACATGGAACTCACAGCTGAGCCTGCAGTTGTGGCCCAGCTCTGTGAGGTGCTGAGGGCTGAAGTCCCAGTCCCGGGGGCTGGAGGCGTGGCTGCTGTGCTGGGCCCGCTGGGGCTGCAGGAAGTAGCTAGTTTTGTGACTAAGCGTAGTGCCTGGAAACTGGTGCCGCGCGGAGCTGATGAAGAGGAGCGGCCGCTCAGGGTGGACCTGGATACAGCTGACTTTGGCTACGCTGTGGGTGAGGTAGAGGCCCTGGTGCAAGAGGAGGCCGAAGTCCCAGCTGCCCTGGAGAAGATCCACAGCCTCAGCAGCATGCTTG GTGTGCTGGCGCAGGAGACGGCACCTGCCAAGCTGATTGTGTACCTACAGCGCTTCCGGCCTCAGGACTATCAGCGCCTGCTAGAAGTGTACAGCTCCACAGAGAAGCCTTAG